The following DNA comes from Candidatus Methylomirabilis sp..
CTGCTGATGATCCTCTTCGGCGTCCAGCTCGGCTGGCTCCCCATCTCCGGGCTCCGCTCCCTGAACTGGGAGTACCTGGCGCCGGCGGCGCAGGCCTGGGACCTCGTCACCCACCTGGTCCTCCCGATCTTCATCGGGGCGTTCGGCGGCCTGGCCGGGCTCTCCCGCTTCATGCGGGGGAGCATGCTGGAGGTCATCCGCCAGGACTACATCCGGACGGCCCAGGCGAAGGGGCTGCCGGAGCGGGTCGTGTTCTACAAGCATGCCCTCCGGAACGCCGTCCTTCCGATCGTGACGATCCTGGGCCTCTCCCTGCCCGGACTGATCGGCGGGAGCGTGATCGTGGAGAGCGTCTTCGCCATTCCCGGGATGGGACAGCTCGCCGTCCAGAGCGTGTTCGCCCGCGACTACCCGGTGGTCATGGGTCTGCTGACGATCGGGGCGGGGCTGACCCTCGTCGGGAACCGCCTGGCCGACGTGTGCTACGGGATCGTGGATCCGCGGATCCGGATCGCGGGCCGGAGCGCGTGAGCATGGGGCACCCACCCCCTTCCGTCGGTCTCGCCGCCGCCTGGCGCCAGCTGCGGCGGAACCCGCTGGCCCTCGCCGGGGGAGCCGTG
Coding sequences within:
- a CDS encoding ABC transporter permease; translation: MLAYVARLTVVSALQMLAITLLAFLVIHLAPGEPVVLQQELQTTQSPQQRQTLRELYGLDKPLHVQYGVWLNRLVRLDLGRSFSPDGRPVWEKIRERIPVTLSLNLAEICLIYLTAVPLGVFAAVRRHSLFDRLATVFVFIGFATPDFWLALLLMILFGVQLGWLPISGLRSLNWEYLAPAAQAWDLVTHLVLPIFIGAFGGLAGLSRFMRGSMLEVIRQDYIRTAQAKGLPERVVFYKHALRNAVLPIVTILGLSLPGLIGGSVIVESVFAIPGMGQLAVQSVFARDYPVVMGLLTIGAGLTLVGNRLADVCYGIVDPRIRIAGRSA